The following are encoded in a window of Fischerella sp. PCC 9605 genomic DNA:
- a CDS encoding NUDIX hydrolase, whose product MHKPNEIRMLALGLIRDGERIFLSQGYDPHKQETFYRAMGGGIDFGETSLTALQREFQEEIQAELTNIHYLGCIESIFTYNCLPGHEIIQLYQCDFVDPKFYQLEKIVFAEGKRQKTALWVDISRFKSGELKLVPEQFLGFL is encoded by the coding sequence ATGCATAAACCCAACGAGATTCGTATGCTTGCCTTGGGGCTTATTCGGGATGGCGAACGCATTTTCTTGTCCCAAGGCTACGATCCACACAAGCAGGAAACTTTTTACCGGGCAATGGGTGGTGGAATTGATTTTGGCGAAACCAGTCTCACAGCGCTACAACGCGAGTTTCAAGAAGAAATTCAAGCTGAATTAACAAATATTCATTACTTGGGTTGTATAGAAAGTATATTTACTTACAACTGTCTACCTGGTCATGAAATCATTCAACTTTATCAATGCGATTTTGTTGACCCCAAGTTTTATCAATTGGAAAAGATAGTATTTGCTGAAGGTAAGCGGCAAAAAACAGCGCTATGGGTAGATATTAGTCGCTTCAAATCTGGAGAATTGAAATTAGTACCTGAGCAGTTTTTAGGATTTCTATAA
- a CDS encoding phycocyanobilin:ferredoxin oxidoreductase produces the protein MSTTSIPSLREQQHPLIRQLADCIEAVWHQHLDLSPYHLPAELGYVEGRLEGEKLTIENRCYQTPQFRKMHLELAKVGNMLDILHCVMFPRPEYDLPMFGCDLVGGRGQISAAIADLSPVSSDHSLPQSYTSALVALPALNFSQPRELPEWGDIFSEFCIFVRPSSSAEETMFLKRVQAFLEIHCQNAIASKPVSPEKITEVIAGQHNYCTKQQQNDKTRRVLEKAFGSEWANNYMNTVLFDLPN, from the coding sequence ATGTCAACTACTTCTATCCCCTCACTGCGCGAACAACAACATCCTCTAATTCGTCAGCTGGCCGATTGTATTGAAGCAGTTTGGCATCAGCACTTAGACCTTTCGCCCTACCATTTGCCTGCGGAGTTAGGGTATGTGGAAGGTAGGCTGGAGGGTGAGAAGCTGACTATTGAAAATCGCTGTTATCAAACCCCTCAGTTCCGGAAAATGCACCTAGAACTGGCAAAGGTGGGAAACATGCTAGATATTCTGCATTGTGTGATGTTTCCACGTCCGGAATACGACCTGCCGATGTTTGGTTGTGACTTAGTTGGAGGTAGGGGTCAAATTAGTGCAGCGATCGCCGATCTTTCACCAGTCAGTTCTGACCACTCCTTACCACAATCTTATACTTCCGCACTAGTGGCGTTGCCTGCGCTCAATTTTTCTCAACCACGTGAATTGCCAGAATGGGGAGATATTTTTTCTGAGTTTTGCATATTCGTGCGTCCGAGTTCTTCCGCAGAAGAAACGATGTTTTTAAAACGCGTACAAGCATTTTTAGAAATTCATTGCCAAAATGCGATCGCCTCTAAACCTGTTTCTCCTGAAAAGATAACAGAAGTTATTGCTGGACAACATAACTACTGCACCAAACAGCAGCAAAACGACAAAACCCGTCGCGTACTAGAAAAAGCTTTTGGTTCAGAATGGGCTAATAATTATATGAATACTGTTTTATTTGACCTGCCAAATTAA
- the hpsP gene encoding hormogonium polysaccharide biosynthesis glycosyltransferase HpsP encodes MRILQIVPSISLIYGGPSQMVLGLSPALAREGVQVTVLTTDSNGDINQKPLDVPLNCPIQQDGYEIIYFRCAPFRRYKFSLGLLQWLDRHAHEFDLAHIHALFSPVSSGAAAICRRQKLPYILRPLGTLDPADLRKKRQLKQLYAAMLERANIAGAAAIHFTSTQEAKVSERFGILTRDLVISLGVNPPQPFLKKGRSLVCQYFGIHDDVPLVLFMSRIDPKKGLNLLIPALEKLLAGGLNFHFILAGTNPQDPDYEAKIKSQIHNSPLRSHTSITGFVTGDLKSNLLQAADLFVLPSYYENFGIAVAEAMAAGTPVLISDQVHICQQVHESESGWVTTTDVPALTELLRSALQNPSECQRRGLRAQEYALQHYSWDAIARQTIQAYEQILIGC; translated from the coding sequence ATGCGTATTCTCCAAATCGTCCCTTCAATTTCCCTCATTTATGGTGGCCCCAGTCAAATGGTACTGGGATTATCTCCAGCTTTAGCACGAGAAGGTGTGCAAGTTACAGTTCTGACAACTGACAGTAATGGCGATATCAATCAAAAGCCCTTGGATGTTCCCCTAAATTGCCCGATTCAACAAGACGGCTATGAAATAATTTATTTTCGTTGTGCCCCTTTCCGACGCTACAAATTTTCTCTCGGTTTACTCCAGTGGTTAGATCGTCACGCCCATGAGTTTGATTTAGCCCATATTCATGCTTTATTCTCTCCTGTCAGTAGCGGCGCTGCGGCGATTTGTCGTCGGCAAAAGCTTCCCTATATTTTGCGTCCTTTGGGTACTCTTGACCCCGCAGATTTACGCAAGAAAAGGCAATTAAAACAGCTTTATGCGGCAATGTTAGAACGTGCAAATATAGCTGGTGCAGCAGCGATTCATTTTACTAGCACTCAAGAAGCGAAAGTATCTGAAAGATTTGGAATATTGACACGAGATTTAGTCATTTCCTTGGGTGTCAATCCCCCTCAACCCTTTCTTAAAAAGGGGAGAAGTTTGGTTTGTCAGTACTTTGGTATTCATGATGATGTGCCGCTAGTTTTGTTTATGTCGCGGATTGATCCAAAAAAGGGGTTGAATCTGCTAATTCCAGCTTTGGAGAAGCTTTTAGCTGGAGGGTTGAATTTTCACTTTATTTTAGCTGGAACAAATCCCCAAGACCCAGATTATGAAGCAAAAATCAAGTCGCAAATACACAATTCTCCTTTGCGATCGCACACTTCTATCACTGGTTTTGTTACTGGTGATTTGAAATCTAATCTCCTGCAAGCGGCTGATTTATTCGTCTTACCTTCGTACTATGAAAACTTTGGTATTGCTGTAGCTGAAGCAATGGCAGCAGGAACGCCTGTATTGATTTCAGATCAGGTGCATATTTGTCAACAAGTGCATGAAAGTGAGTCGGGTTGGGTGACTACAACAGATGTGCCAGCACTGACTGAGTTACTTCGCAGCGCTTTGCAAAATCCTTCCGAATGCCAACGACGGGGATTACGTGCCCAAGAATATGCATTGCAGCATTACAGTTGGGATGCGATCGCCCGTCAAACAATCCAAGCATACGAGCAAATATTAATTGGTTGTTAG
- a CDS encoding ABC transporter ATP-binding protein: MLYLRNVVYHPTACPTAILKSTNLDLAPQQLGLIIGPSGSGKSTLLEILSGLAEPTSGSVFWHEQMLTAEQLQQLAGLVFQFPERHFCGGTILEELRLGHPELGTERVKLALQEVGLEHLSLSTPPHALSGGQQRRLALAVQLIRQPNLLLLDEPTAGLDWSMRRQLVSLLAKLKKDWTLLVVTHDAGDMLAVADRCWSIKHGELEAIDPLTLRSKVEEPLSVA, translated from the coding sequence ATGCTCTATCTTAGAAATGTAGTTTATCATCCCACAGCTTGTCCAACAGCGATTCTCAAATCAACTAATCTGGACTTGGCACCCCAACAGCTGGGTCTGATTATTGGACCTAGTGGTTCTGGGAAAAGTACGTTACTCGAAATTTTGTCTGGATTAGCCGAACCCACATCTGGTTCTGTTTTTTGGCACGAACAAATGCTTACTGCCGAACAGCTACAGCAATTAGCGGGATTGGTGTTTCAGTTTCCCGAACGGCATTTTTGTGGCGGTACGATTTTGGAAGAACTGCGCTTGGGACATCCAGAATTGGGAACAGAAAGAGTCAAGCTGGCGTTGCAAGAAGTGGGATTAGAGCATTTATCATTAAGCACACCACCCCATGCTTTAAGTGGGGGTCAGCAGCGACGTTTGGCTTTGGCTGTGCAGTTAATTCGCCAGCCAAATTTATTATTGTTGGATGAACCCACAGCTGGCTTGGATTGGTCGATGCGTCGGCAACTGGTGAGTTTATTGGCGAAACTAAAAAAAGATTGGACGCTATTGGTAGTAACCCACGATGCTGGGGATATGTTAGCAGTCGCCGATCGTTGCTGGAGTATCAAGCATGGTGAACTCGAAGCAATTGACCCTTTGACACTGAGAAGCAAGGTTGAAGAACCTCTTTCGGTAGCGTGA
- the hpsN gene encoding hormogonium polysaccharide biosynthesis glycosyltransferase HpsN: MNEKPLISVIIPTYGREEPLQDSLVDILKQDYPNFEVLVVDQTLKHQTEIEAFLTEQAAAGKIQWFRLNWASLPGARNYAVRRAKGDIVLFIDDDVKLEPGFLTAHVKNYLEKPEIGAVAGRVFDRMKIADTAQGRTQGDAPYRSIEYLPPQAMDPGIAWYYIDLVHTVKPQEVLTARGCNMSFRREIFTKHGLHFDERFRGSAVREESDFCLRLRQTGYKIWYDPEACLVHLGEETGGCHDISMRSLQYQLTFYHNHFLMGLKNLTFSQALHLYVRLFDCHVLGRPPCHKSGSPIKIFTRTIFYTLGFVKALGTIIQSPWNDGQIYTRLDKQIESL, encoded by the coding sequence ATGAATGAGAAGCCTTTAATTTCTGTAATTATTCCGACCTATGGTCGTGAAGAACCACTCCAGGATAGCCTAGTGGATATACTCAAGCAGGACTACCCAAATTTTGAAGTTTTGGTAGTAGATCAAACTCTCAAACATCAGACAGAAATAGAAGCTTTTTTAACAGAACAAGCCGCAGCAGGTAAAATTCAATGGTTCCGTCTGAATTGGGCGAGTTTGCCAGGGGCACGTAATTATGCGGTACGGCGCGCCAAAGGTGACATAGTTTTATTTATTGATGATGATGTTAAACTAGAGCCTGGATTTCTAACAGCTCATGTGAAAAACTATCTGGAAAAACCAGAGATAGGGGCTGTTGCTGGTCGAGTTTTTGACCGGATGAAAATAGCTGATACCGCCCAAGGGAGAACGCAGGGAGATGCACCCTATAGGAGTATCGAATATCTACCTCCCCAGGCGATGGACCCAGGCATTGCTTGGTATTACATTGATTTAGTGCATACAGTCAAACCCCAAGAAGTATTAACAGCAAGGGGTTGCAATATGTCGTTTCGCCGCGAGATTTTTACTAAACATGGACTGCACTTTGATGAGAGATTTCGCGGTAGTGCAGTACGAGAAGAATCTGATTTTTGTTTGCGCTTGCGACAGACCGGATATAAGATTTGGTACGACCCAGAAGCTTGTTTAGTGCATTTAGGGGAAGAGACAGGCGGTTGCCATGATATTAGTATGCGATCGCTCCAGTATCAACTTACCTTTTACCACAATCATTTCCTAATGGGGTTGAAAAATCTTACCTTCAGTCAAGCTTTACACCTCTACGTTCGTTTATTTGACTGTCACGTCCTCGGACGCCCCCCTTGTCATAAGAGTGGTTCCCCGATCAAAATTTTTACGCGCACCATTTTTTACACTTTGGGCTTTGTCAAAGCCTTGGGTACTATCATTCAATCACCTTGGAATGATGGTCAAATTTACACTCGTCTCGATAAACAAATCGAAAGTTTGTGA
- a CDS encoding Sll0314/Alr1548 family TPR repeat-containing protein: protein MSERFPFGQAIVSARLATLAKIAFAATLVLNVWIAPSVAADPFRAKEARKIGDKTEAAFNAIFQQGDYKAAEAYLQQALSSESNEPLAYAMKASLAYANQDWAALETYSKKTLEIAQKLISSDPLRGNIYTAVGHFLEGAAFVRREGTVNGAPQALTKLREVYKYLDQAEAISANDPELNLLKGYMDLMLAVNLPFANPQQAIARLEQSAGPEYLAVRGIAYGYRDLKQYNKALEYAERALKKTSNNPEVYYLKAQILREMAKKDKNPKLLQEAINNFDQALTRKAQLPADLVRQIQRERRKAAEDVAQARR from the coding sequence ATGAGTGAAAGGTTCCCATTTGGGCAAGCAATTGTGTCTGCTAGGCTTGCAACTCTTGCTAAAATTGCTTTTGCAGCGACTTTAGTGCTGAATGTGTGGATTGCTCCCTCTGTTGCTGCCGATCCTTTTCGTGCGAAAGAAGCACGCAAAATTGGTGACAAAACCGAAGCCGCATTCAATGCTATTTTTCAACAAGGCGACTATAAGGCGGCAGAGGCTTACCTACAACAAGCATTGTCTAGCGAGTCAAATGAACCTCTAGCCTACGCAATGAAGGCATCATTAGCATATGCCAATCAGGATTGGGCAGCGCTAGAGACTTACAGTAAGAAAACTCTCGAAATTGCCCAAAAGCTGATTTCTAGCGACCCTTTACGTGGAAATATTTATACCGCAGTTGGTCATTTTTTAGAGGGAGCAGCTTTTGTTCGTCGTGAAGGAACAGTCAACGGTGCACCACAGGCATTAACTAAGCTGCGGGAAGTTTATAAATATTTAGACCAAGCTGAAGCTATTTCTGCCAACGATCCAGAACTGAATTTACTCAAAGGCTATATGGATTTGATGCTAGCCGTGAATTTGCCTTTTGCTAATCCCCAACAGGCAATAGCACGGTTAGAACAAAGTGCTGGCCCTGAGTATTTAGCAGTTCGAGGTATTGCCTATGGCTACAGGGATTTAAAGCAATACAATAAGGCACTGGAATATGCAGAACGTGCTTTGAAGAAGACATCCAATAACCCAGAAGTGTATTATCTCAAAGCCCAAATCTTGCGAGAGATGGCGAAGAAAGACAAAAATCCAAAACTCCTACAGGAAGCGATAAATAATTTTGACCAAGCGCTGACGAGAAAAGCTCAGCTCCCAGCTGATTTAGTGCGACAGATTCAACGCGAACGCCGTAAAGCTGCCGAGGATGTTGCTCAAGCTCGAAGGTAG
- the hpsL gene encoding hormogonium polysaccharide biosynthesis protein HpsL, translating into MPKSKSKSQKNKKTKKQQSQETPTLTLKERLAKKRKAAQARKELTNLLSAAFGGGLFIGFLLFLVGGIKAAAPAVLGIIIMSLAYKYPRPAIIAFMIYVPFGGTITYYIGNSPILQLAKDSFYVPALISIWQSCRKQGLSLIIPKQIKTPLYILLGSCILTLLFVNGSQQFNPPPPALFKEAPKEFPIGMGILGLKVFLGYLPLIACTYYLIRSKRDFLLISRLQIVLIFLACVLGLIQYLLLLTGVCEGTRNAVGSALFKASLEARCFFGGSLVYSPSQGMIRLPGTFVAPWQWAWFIISSTFFTFATGFSDPSIIWRIVGLVSTALVFVNAVISGQRIALALVPVCFVMLLVLTGQIGNLKRFIPIFGGLALILGIAIATNPTVVQERIDSFVGRWNASPPYDFILQQFEENWKNVDGPFGSGLGRATNSARALGQAKLVETYYPKVLYEVGIFGLLGFVALVTTLTITAFRTYRSVKNRNFRSYGAAMWVFILFISYNTYYYPLDVDPVAVYYWFCAGIIFKLPILDKQEKNNEENIEEKTNTKKSRIKN; encoded by the coding sequence ATGCCGAAATCGAAATCAAAATCTCAGAAAAATAAAAAAACAAAAAAGCAGCAAAGTCAGGAAACTCCAACTCTTACCCTTAAAGAACGTTTAGCCAAAAAGCGCAAAGCTGCACAAGCACGCAAAGAACTTACTAACTTACTCAGTGCTGCTTTTGGTGGTGGTTTATTTATCGGCTTTCTTCTTTTTTTAGTAGGTGGAATAAAGGCAGCAGCCCCGGCTGTGTTGGGAATCATTATCATGTCCCTTGCTTACAAATATCCCCGCCCAGCTATTATTGCCTTTATGATTTACGTGCCATTTGGGGGTACTATCACTTACTACATCGGTAATAGTCCCATACTGCAACTAGCAAAAGACTCTTTCTATGTTCCGGCACTAATTTCAATTTGGCAGAGTTGCCGCAAACAGGGGTTATCCCTAATTATTCCCAAACAAATCAAAACACCACTGTATATTTTATTAGGCTCATGCATCCTAACATTGCTGTTTGTAAATGGTTCGCAGCAGTTTAACCCACCTCCACCTGCCCTGTTTAAAGAAGCACCGAAAGAATTCCCTATCGGAATGGGAATTCTGGGTTTGAAAGTATTTTTAGGCTATTTACCACTAATTGCTTGTACTTACTATCTGATTCGCAGTAAGCGGGATTTCCTATTGATTTCGCGCTTACAGATTGTCTTGATATTCCTTGCCTGTGTACTGGGACTTATTCAATATCTGCTGCTGCTAACTGGGGTATGTGAAGGTACCAGAAATGCTGTAGGGTCAGCCTTATTTAAAGCCTCACTGGAAGCGCGGTGTTTTTTTGGTGGATCGCTAGTTTATAGTCCTAGTCAGGGAATGATTCGCTTGCCAGGAACTTTTGTTGCTCCTTGGCAGTGGGCATGGTTTATAATTTCTAGCACCTTTTTTACTTTTGCTACTGGCTTCAGCGACCCCTCGATAATTTGGCGGATTGTCGGTTTAGTTTCAACAGCATTGGTATTTGTCAATGCAGTTATATCTGGACAGAGAATAGCCTTAGCCTTAGTGCCAGTCTGCTTTGTAATGTTGCTGGTGTTAACTGGTCAAATCGGCAACCTCAAACGCTTTATCCCGATATTTGGAGGACTCGCCCTCATTCTGGGAATTGCGATCGCCACTAATCCCACTGTAGTACAAGAGAGAATCGATAGCTTTGTTGGTCGCTGGAATGCTTCACCTCCCTACGACTTTATCCTCCAGCAATTTGAGGAGAATTGGAAAAATGTAGACGGGCCTTTCGGAAGTGGTTTAGGTCGCGCCACTAACTCCGCCCGTGCCCTAGGTCAAGCCAAACTAGTAGAAACCTATTATCCCAAAGTCCTCTACGAAGTAGGAATATTTGGGTTACTAGGATTCGTAGCTTTAGTCACTACCCTAACAATTACTGCCTTTCGGACTTATCGTTCGGTAAAAAACCGTAATTTCCGCAGTTACGGCGCTGCTATGTGGGTGTTTATACTTTTTATTAGCTACAACACTTACTACTACCCTCTGGATGTAGATCCGGTAGCTGTTTATTACTGGTTTTGTGCAGGAATTATTTTCAAATTGCCAATACTCGATAAACAAGAAAAGAATAATGAGGAGAATATTGAGGAAAAAACAAATACCAAAAAATCACGTATAAAAAATTAA
- a CDS encoding DUF3531 family protein, translated as MKIQFREVDPFDVWIWLKFSTVPSQREKEYVEELFDSWFYLGKLGAFNAENLQVQETGLDISYMNYDSEAYDRSLLALMHNKGDFEYQGEWARCWFDLGTSDAIALDILVNALQQLGVEYVTIDEVYIGGENEDWPVEESDSRPSFIYDNYDN; from the coding sequence ATGAAAATACAGTTTCGCGAAGTAGATCCTTTTGATGTGTGGATTTGGCTGAAGTTCAGCACCGTACCTTCCCAACGTGAAAAGGAGTATGTAGAAGAGCTTTTTGACTCCTGGTTTTACCTCGGCAAATTGGGTGCATTTAATGCCGAAAATTTACAGGTACAAGAAACAGGATTAGATATCAGCTACATGAATTATGACTCAGAAGCATATGATCGCAGTTTGCTGGCGCTGATGCATAACAAGGGTGACTTTGAGTATCAAGGTGAATGGGCACGCTGCTGGTTTGACTTGGGAACTTCAGATGCGATCGCCCTAGATATTCTCGTCAATGCCCTTCAGCAGTTGGGTGTGGAATACGTCACTATCGATGAAGTTTACATTGGTGGTGAAAATGAAGATTGGCCTGTTGAAGAAAGTGACAGTCGTCCTTCATTCATATACGATAACTACGATAACTAG
- the hpsO gene encoding hormogonium polysaccharide biosynthesis glycosyltransferase HpsO, which yields MKILVASHTYTVDLNCDKLRILSQLEADIEVTVVVPKRWRPGGVQNRIIETQYLDEGKFRIVPVSNFSQNHQGLLTFGADLVSLLQQFRPQVIQVEQASRSLAYAQTITLNKLLGLKAKNLFFTWWNLPYELKFPVSLLEKYNLQNSHGIISGNQDGAQILRQRGYQGLIKVMPQLGVDENIFTPQPQPELAKKLGIQSGEFVIGFVGRFVKEKGLLTLISALTLLPKDNPWKLLLLGRGELQPELISKAAENNIKDRIILVESVAHDEVAKYINLMNTLVLPSETTYKFKTLTAIGWKEQFGHVLIEAMACQVPVIGSDSGEIPHVIGNAGLVFPEGNVQALANCMLQLIEKPYFAENLGEMGYQKAIARYTNKALAKQQLEFYKELVKS from the coding sequence ATGAAAATTTTAGTAGCTAGTCATACCTATACCGTAGATCTTAATTGCGATAAATTACGTATTTTATCTCAACTAGAAGCGGATATTGAAGTAACGGTTGTAGTGCCAAAGCGCTGGCGGCCAGGTGGTGTACAAAACAGAATTATTGAAACGCAATACCTAGATGAAGGTAAGTTTCGCATAGTACCTGTTTCTAATTTCAGTCAAAATCATCAGGGGCTGCTAACTTTTGGTGCAGATTTAGTATCTTTGTTACAGCAGTTTCGCCCCCAAGTTATCCAAGTAGAACAAGCGTCTAGAAGTCTTGCTTATGCTCAAACAATTACATTAAATAAGTTACTGGGTTTAAAAGCTAAGAATTTATTTTTTACCTGGTGGAATCTACCATATGAATTAAAATTTCCGGTTTCACTGTTAGAAAAATATAATCTGCAAAATAGCCACGGGATCATTTCTGGTAATCAGGATGGTGCCCAGATTTTACGGCAACGCGGATACCAAGGTCTCATTAAAGTGATGCCACAATTAGGTGTTGATGAAAATATATTTACACCCCAACCCCAACCGGAGTTAGCCAAAAAATTAGGTATTCAATCAGGGGAATTTGTTATAGGGTTTGTTGGGCGCTTCGTTAAGGAGAAGGGATTACTAACTTTAATAAGTGCTTTAACATTATTACCAAAAGATAATCCTTGGAAATTACTGCTACTTGGACGCGGAGAATTACAGCCAGAATTAATCAGCAAAGCAGCAGAAAATAATATTAAAGACAGAATAATTTTAGTAGAAAGTGTTGCTCACGATGAAGTTGCTAAATATATCAATTTAATGAATACTTTAGTACTACCATCAGAAACAACTTACAAATTTAAAACCTTAACTGCCATTGGTTGGAAAGAACAATTTGGTCATGTCCTCATCGAAGCGATGGCTTGTCAAGTACCTGTAATTGGTTCTGACTCTGGTGAAATCCCTCATGTAATTGGTAATGCTGGTTTGGTATTTCCTGAAGGAAATGTTCAAGCGCTTGCTAATTGCATGTTGCAATTAATAGAAAAACCATATTTCGCTGAAAATTTAGGTGAAATGGGTTATCAAAAAGCAATTGCTCGATATACAAATAAAGCTTTGGCAAAACAGCAACTAGAATTTTATAAAGAATTGGTCAAGAGTTAG
- a CDS encoding HlyD family efflux transporter periplasmic adaptor subunit codes for MSRATEQSTFREQPQALWAIAIALPLTVAAGVLTMAKVEQLKQINEPTVATPVVTSINAIGRLEPRGEVIKLSAPAGVQGTSRVEQLLVKEGERVRKGQVVAVLDNFTSNKAALEEARAKVQEARANWTQVRVGLPKDIQAQKAVIARLAAQLRGESIALRAMINRLEAELQGQQDVLGATIARIQAEQRNALVDARRYEMLYREGAISQQERDRRRLGAVTTTEQLAESQATRRQTIATLQQQLAEARVNRDKTIAILRQQIDEEKARLQRLLEVRPSNLEIVQAQYLNAIAALKRAEAQLRLSYVEAPMAGEILKIYTKAGETMGINGIAEIGRTDQMIVVAEVSEDSIGRVRLGQEATITSDNGAFNGELKGTVAEIGRKVGKKDVLNTDPAADVDARVVEVKIALSPEDSAKVAALTYAKVRTAIKI; via the coding sequence ATGTCAAGAGCAACAGAACAGTCAACTTTCAGAGAGCAACCTCAAGCTTTATGGGCGATCGCTATAGCTTTACCATTAACAGTTGCTGCTGGAGTACTGACAATGGCGAAAGTCGAGCAATTAAAACAGATCAACGAGCCTACAGTCGCTACGCCAGTTGTGACTAGCATTAATGCGATCGGTCGTTTGGAACCACGCGGAGAAGTGATCAAACTTTCTGCACCGGCAGGAGTGCAAGGAACATCACGAGTTGAGCAACTTCTTGTCAAAGAGGGAGAGCGTGTTAGAAAAGGTCAAGTAGTTGCTGTTTTGGATAATTTCACCAGCAACAAAGCAGCATTGGAAGAAGCAAGAGCGAAAGTGCAAGAGGCTCGTGCCAATTGGACTCAAGTCAGAGTTGGTTTGCCAAAAGACATTCAAGCCCAAAAAGCAGTTATTGCTCGCCTAGCAGCACAGTTGCGTGGTGAAAGCATTGCTCTGCGAGCCATGATTAATCGCCTAGAAGCTGAATTACAAGGGCAGCAAGATGTATTAGGAGCAACTATTGCGCGTATCCAAGCTGAGCAACGCAATGCTTTAGTCGATGCTCGACGCTATGAGATGTTATACAGAGAAGGTGCGATTTCTCAACAGGAACGTGACAGGAGACGTCTGGGTGCAGTAACAACTACTGAGCAACTAGCTGAAAGCCAAGCTACACGCAGACAAACGATCGCAACTTTGCAACAGCAACTAGCAGAAGCCAGAGTTAACCGGGACAAAACCATAGCTATTTTGCGACAGCAAATCGATGAAGAAAAAGCCAGACTGCAAAGACTTTTAGAAGTTCGCCCCAGTAATTTAGAAATAGTCCAAGCTCAATATTTAAATGCGATCGCGGCTCTGAAAAGGGCAGAAGCACAACTGCGGTTGAGCTATGTAGAAGCACCCATGGCCGGAGAAATTTTAAAAATTTATACTAAGGCTGGAGAAACTATGGGTATAAATGGCATTGCTGAGATTGGACGAACCGATCAGATGATTGTTGTTGCTGAAGTTTCCGAAGATAGTATTGGTAGAGTGCGTCTTGGTCAAGAAGCAACGATCACCAGCGATAATGGAGCTTTTAACGGGGAATTAAAGGGAACTGTCGCTGAAATTGGCAGAAAAGTTGGCAAGAAAGACGTATTGAATACAGATCCAGCCGCAGATGTAGATGCAAGAGTAGTGGAAGTCAAAATTGCCCTGTCTCCAGAAGATAGTGCCAAAGTTGCAGCCTTAACTTATGCCAAGGTACGTACTGCCATAAAAATATAA